The Synechocystis sp. PCC 6714 genome includes the window ACAAATTTCTAGATCATTAAAATCTAAAAGACGCTGGTGAACTTTGGCACGACTGATAACATCCCGTACAAAAATAAAAGCTTCTCGGAGATCGGGAAGTATGGCTTCTATTTGCTTGTCGAACTGTCCCCATTGCACCGTCACCAATTCAGTATTTGGGAAATCTTTCGTGAAATCTCGCCAGTCAATTAAGGTTCGTCTGACATTTTTTAATGTCTCTTCATCAGCCCAGTTCTTTTTGCTGCCAATATTACCAATTTTGAACTTGCTCCAAGCTTGGAATACACTTTGAAATTCTTCACTTTGAACATCATGCTGATATTTTTCAATTGTTTCAATTAACGTTAATGCTGACTGTCTTACCGCTTCTAATTTGTCGCCTGCTTTGCCTTGATTTTGGCTGATAATAGCTTGGCTCTCTTGCCAAAAAGGATCATTGAGTAAGGTTTCAATAACGTTTTCTTGAGCCTTCTGAAGAATGGGCCACCAATCCTCTCGGGTGCGTTGCAATGCTTCCTCGGTACTGAGGGGATCTTGTAAAAAGACCTCCATTGCCGCTTTCATCAAGGAATAGGGAATTTGAGCGTAAAGCTCATTGGGTAATTGATCCAAGGCGATCGCCATCTGTTCCGCTTGCCATAACTGCCCTTCCCATTCATCCAGGGGAGTAAAATCTGCTGGCACTCCCGCTGCTTCGGGGTGTTCTCGACAGATCCGGGCCGCCAGGGAGTGAAAGGTACAAATGGGGGCCGCTTCAAGTTCCGCTAACCAATCAAAACGATCGGTCGCCTGTTGCTGAACCGTTTGCCGAATCCGAGACCGTAACTCGATCGCCGCCTTATCAGTAAAGGTCATGGCCACGATCTGCAATGGCGATAAGTCTTGCGTTTGCAGATGGAATAAGTACCGCCCCGCCAGCATATAGGTTTTACCTGTCCCCGCCCCTGCCGTAATGGCCACGCTTTTTGATGAAGTTGCTGCTTGTTTTTGTTGTGGTGTTAAAGCCATGATTAAACCCCCTTACGTTCAAGGCGATCGCCTTGACGGCAAACTAATTCGTTCGAGCAGTATCGGCAAGCTTCTCGATCCCGATCCGGTGCAACGGGGTAAGTTCCTGTCTGAAAGTACTGCTTGAACCCTTCGAGAATTTCCCTGAGTTCTGTCTCAGAAATAACTTGTCTTGGAGAAATATCTTTGGCTTTACTGAGGGAGTAATACATGATTTTATCAACCCGCTCTCCCGGATATAAAGATACTCCCCCTACGATCTTGTAAAGAGGTAACTGTAAATCAATTTTTGCCTTACCATTTTGATCTTTGATCCCTTTGGGGATTGTGCCGCCAGATTTATAATCAATGAAGACTAAACTCTCCTCACGACGATCAATCCGATCAATATAGCCTCGAACTTTTAAATCCTCGATTTTACCTTTAAACTCCCGCTCTAGTGCCAATATTTCCACTGATTCAGGCAAAAAATCTGGCTGCAACATAACCCGTTTAAGGGTGGCGCTCAATTCCTGACGTTGATACTCCCAAGCGCGAAATTGAGTTACATCAATATTTTTCTCGTCAGCAATATATTTTTCTGCCTGCTGAAACCATTCCATAAGCCTGTCATTATCAACGAGGTTAATGGTCGTATCTTGTTGATAAGCACCCAGGGCAATTTCTAGTACTTTATGATAAAGCGACCCTTTCAAAGCCGGATCAAGCTCTGAGTCTGCCTCCTCAATTTCCCCTAGTTTGAGCAATTTATTGGCAAACCATTTAAAGGGACATTGCCCCAATTGAGTTAATTGGGAAGCACTAAACCAATGAGTTTCATAATCAAAAGGTATTCCCACCACGCCGTCATATTCATTCGGTGGCCCACTGCTTTCTCGCTGTTGTTCAACCTGCCAAGCGTGAATGGCTTTGATTAAAACGTCATCTGTCCCAAGCAGATCTCCGTGAGATCGCCGGAGGTAAACCTGCCGAGCAATTTCGGGACTCGGGATAATCGGTAAAGAGGTTGGCTCAGGGATAAGACCTAAGCGTTGAAAATAGGAAGACGGTTCAGATTGTTCGTAGGAACCATGACGGGGAAAGGTTTTGGCGTAGGAAAAAACGAAAGATTTTTTAGGGGTTTGGAGCAGGCTATAAAAGTCAAACGTTTCTTTTTGGGCAGATTCCAAGGCGCTGGTTAAATGAATGCCCTGACTTTCTAACTGCTGACGTTCATAAAAATCTAGAACTGCATCATTGACAATTGGTTTAGGTAAATTACCTTCCCGGCCATCAATGACAAAAACATAGTCATACTGTGCCCCGACAATCGAACGGAGATTATGGAGCTCAATGCCTTCCCGTCCTGGCCCCGCAACGGTCTGCAACAAATTCAAATGGGTGAGCATTTCTTCCCGGAATTGGCTCCAGGTGATCGCCGCTGTTCCCAGTTCAGGCAACTCCTGTAACCCCTCACTCCAGTTTTTATAAGCCAGACTTTCTTTGGCCCAACGCCTTGCCTGTTGTCGAACCTGAAACAGGTCGAAGATCGATTGAAAATAGGTTAACCAGTCATGGCGGAGGGCTTCCGTCGGTAACTGTATTGGGGCAATGTCAATATTTTGCTCAGCCAAAATAACCGATCGCCAACTATCAAAATTATTAGGTCGAGATTGCTGGAATTGCGCCCAAAGATTTTTCCCTAGTCCACGACTGAGAGGATGCTGAAAAAAGCGAGCGGTTAGCTCAAAGGACCAATGCTGATCCAAAACTTCTAACAATAATTTAACCCAAGCCCCCACTCGGGTTTCCGCAATAGGAATCGTGTAGGGCAACCGCAACGCAATGCCGTATTCCCAAGCGATGTCCATCAGGCGATCGCCCCATTCCGTATCATTGGCCGCCACAATCACCATATCTCGACTCAATACCCCTTGATGAAGAAGCTGTTTGACTTGCGCCAAAACTCCCCGTGCTTCTGCGTTTTGATTAGCGTAAACCTGAGCCATCACCTGGGGTTTCTGTTCTGGTTCGGGGGTAATGCCAGATGCGCCTAAAAAGGACCTAGAAAGCCATCTAGACGGTGGGGCGACGGTTGTTTTGTTGTTGTTTAAATACCTTTCTGTCCAGCCATTACGTTTAAAGCGCTGTCTTAACGTGTTCTGGGGAGCAAAAAGCGGTGATTCCCCAGCTAACAAATAAAAAATACTATTTTCGTCGGCGATCGCCTCAATAAAAGCTACCTCATCAGGACAGGGATTAAAGTACCCATAGATCATCAAAGACTTTTGCTGGCTCTGTTGTTCAATTGCTTGCCAAAATAGTTCACCTTGATCAATCCAACCACCACTGCGTAAAAATTTCTGATAGGCTTGGGCAACCGCAAATACCTCCTGCGCTCGTTTAGAGCTGTTTGACCCTAAGCACAAATCAGGTTGACTCCGAAAAATAACTTGAACCGTTGGTTGCCATGTTCGTGCCATCCCCTCCGGATCTTGGAGTTCTAGAGTCTGTCGTAGCGCTTCCTTCAGATAATCGTGAACGACCAAGGGCGGCGCAATTTTAATTTGTCTAATGTTGAGAATATCTTGGGCCAACTGCTGTAGGGAAAACGCTGTAACCCCTAGTGTCTGGGCGGCGTTACGGTTAGGGGTAATCATTTGCCAGCCGCCATCATCGCTCAAATCTTGACTTAATTCCCAGGCAGCATCAAGAAGGGGTTCAATGCGAGAACTGACATAAAGGGTCGGCATTGGTTACAAAGACGATCAGGGCAAATTAGTTTGGTAAATATGGCTAATGAAAAATGTAACCCATATTCACATTGCCGATGTCTGCATCAACATCGAAAAAAGACCATCTCGACTAGTATTCAGATAGTCGCCGAGAGAATTATCCTAAGTTCAGGGCAATGGCCCAATGCGGGACAGAAGCGATCGCCTTTGACGACAGAGACTGATCAACTCATCTATGCCCAAAATGCCGATAATGAGGGCGGCAAACAGGGAGCCCATTCTAGTGGCCGGTGTGGATAACAGCAGAATGGCGATCGGCAGGGTCAGAAAAAATAAACCAAAAAAAGCTCTGACCACCAACTCCTGTTTCGATCTGGTAAGTTGCCCACCGATACTTTTCTTCATTGGTTTGATCCCTTAGAAAAATCAAGTCTAAGCAATGACAAAATTGACCAGCTTACCCGGCACCACAATGACCTTTTTAATAGTTTTTCCTTCCAGATAACGTTGGGCTAAATCAGAATTACGGGCCAACTCTTCCAACTGAGCCTTATCAGCCCCCGCAGGAACAGTTATTGTTCCCCTGGTTTTACCTAAGACTTGGATCACCAAAGTAATTTCATCCAGCACCAGAGCGGTGGAATCCACCTGCAACCAGGGCCTTTGGTGGATCGAACCCTGATGGCCCAACTGATGCCACAATTCCTCTGTTAAATGGGGGGCAAAGGGGGCAAGGAGTAACAACAGGGTTTCAATGCCTTCTTGGTAAACGGGGGAGGTAATCAAATCCGTCGCCGCAATCAGAGCATTACTGAGTTTCATCATTTCCGAAATGGCAGTGTTGAACTGGTAATCATCGTTCAAATCTTCCGCTACCTCTTTGATGGCCGTATGGATAGCCCGCCGTAAATCCTTCTCCGGCTTAGTTAAGGGATCATTGGTGCTCAGAGTTGAGGGGCGATCGCCAATGTAGTCGGTCACTAACCGCCAAACCCGATTGAGAAAGCGGAATTGTCCTTCCACATCTGCATCATCCCATTCCAAATCCTTTTCTGGGGGAGCCTTAAAGAGAATGAACATCCGGGCTGTATCCGCCCCATATTTGCCCAACACTTCCTGGGGATCAACCCCGTTAAATTTCGATTTGGACATTTTTTCGTGAAAAATAATCACTGGTTCATTGCTTTCTTTTTCCCGACATTCACCGTTTTTATAAACCACTTGATCAGAAGTGAGATATTTACCTGTCTGACGAGTTTTATAGGTAATGCCTTGCACCATGCCCTGGGTCAAAAGTCTTTGGAACGGCTCCCGAACGGAAATCAATTCCCTGTCCGCCAAAACTTTGGTGAAAAAACGGGAATAAAGCAAATGCAAAATGGCGTGTTCAATGCCTCCCACATACTGGTCCACCGGTAACCATTGGGCAATTTTTTCCCCATCAAAAGGTAACTCCGTATTTTGGGCATCAGCATAACGGAGGAAATACCAGGAAGAATCGATGAACGTATCCATGGTGTCGGTTTCCCGTTTGGCCGGCTTGCCACAACTGGGACAGGGTACATTAATCCAATCCTCCAGTTTCGCCAAGGGGGAAGGGCCACGGCCGGAAAATTCCACATTATCGGGTAAAGTCACCGGCAGATGCTCTTTTGGGACTGGCACTGCTCCACAATCTGCACAATGGATGATGGGAATGGGACAGCCCCAATAGCGTTGACGGGAAATTAACCAATCCCGCAGACGATATTGCACCCTTGCTTGGCCATAACCATTGCTTTCGGCGTATTCAATGATCGCTTGCTTGGCCTTGGGGGAAGCCATGCCGGTGAACTGGGCCGAATTAACCATCACCCCCGCCTCGGTATAGGCTGCCGTCAAATTCATATCACTGTTGTCGGCATCTTCGGGAATAATCACCACTTGGATGGGCAAATTGTTATCTTGGGCAAATTTGAAATCCCGTTGGTCGTGAGCTGGTACCCCCATCACTGCGCCGGTGCCGTACTCGTATAAAACATAATCAGCAATGAGAATGGGAATTTCTTGGCCATTAAAGGGATTGATGGCAATGCCACCGGTTTTAACGCCACGCTTGGGTTTATCTTCCGCTGTCCGTTCAATTTCACTTTCTTTGGCCACCATGGCCACAAAATCGTCCACTGTGGCCTGTTGCTCCACTGTGGTAACTACCTTGGTCAAAGGATGTTCCGGGGCTAAAACAACATAGGTTACCCCATAAACCGTATCGGGGCGAGTGGTGAAAACGGCAATTTTTTCTTGACTATTTTTAATAGGAAATTCCAAATAGGCCCCCACGGATTTACCAATCCAATGGGATTGCATTAGTTTGACCCGTTCCGGCCAGCCCGTTAATTGCTCCAAATCATTCAGTAAAGCTTCTGCATAGTCGGTAATTTTCAAAAACCATTGCCGCAATAATTTCCGTTCCACCATGGCCCCTGATCGCCAGGAGCGGCCTTCACTATCCACTTGCTCATTGGCCAAGACCGTTTGATCAATGGGGTCCCAATTAACCGTCGCTTCCTTTTGGTAGGCCAAACCAGCTTGGAAAAATTCCAAAAATAACCATTGGGTCCAACGATAATATTCCGGGGAGCAGGTGGCCACTTCCCTTTGCCAATCAATGGAAAGTCCCAACTGTTGTAACTGACTCCGCATCTGGGCAATATTTTTTTCCGTCCATTCCCTGGGCGGAATCCCCCGTTCGATCGCCGCATTTTCCGCCGGCAAACCAAACGCATCCCAACCCATGGGGTGGAGCACCTGGTAACCCTGCATCCGTTTTAAACGGGCAATGACATCGGTAATGGTGTAGTTCCGCACATGGCCCATGTGGAGATTCCCAGACGGATAGGGAAACATGGACAGGGCATAGAATTTGGGTAAATCAGAGGCGATCGGTGTTTTGTCCAACCCCCATTCAGCCCAGCGTTGTTGCCATTTTTGCTCGATTTCACCAGCGTTATATGGGGATGCCACGACGACCAAGATCTCCTAAGCCCAGTTGATTACAGGCTTGTTAGTATACCATTCTGTCCTAGGCCCGGGGTTGTCTGTTAACCGTCCTAGACCGGTGACCGTGTAAAGATTAGAATTTGCGATTATGGAAACTATTCAATTCGACGTACGCCAAACAATTATTGTCGCAATTTTGGTGCTTTACATTGGCAAATATCTCACCAAAAAAGTCAAGTTTTTGCAGAGTTTTAATATTCCCGACGCTGTTTCCGGTGGAGTACTGGCCTCCCTGTTTTTTGGTCTTATTTATGGTACTTTCCGCACGGAAGTAACCTTTAATTTCCCTATCCGGGATGCTTTTTTAATTATTTTCTTTACCTGCATTGGTCTATCTTCCAAATTAAAAACCTTACTCCAAGGCGGAAAACCCCTATTGATCCTTTTAGCAACGGCGGTGAGTTTTTTAGTAATTCAAAATTTCGTCGGAGTGGGCATGGCTTCCCTGTTGGGGCAGGCGTTACCAGTGGGTTTACTCTCCGGCTCCATCTCCCTCAGTGGTGGCCATGGCACGGCGATCGCC containing:
- a CDS encoding PD-(D/E)XK nuclease family protein, yielding MPTLYVSSRIEPLLDAAWELSQDLSDDGGWQMITPNRNAAQTLGVTAFSLQQLAQDILNIRQIKIAPPLVVHDYLKEALRQTLELQDPEGMARTWQPTVQVIFRSQPDLCLGSNSSKRAQEVFAVAQAYQKFLRSGGWIDQGELFWQAIEQQSQQKSLMIYGYFNPCPDEVAFIEAIADENSIFYLLAGESPLFAPQNTLRQRFKRNGWTERYLNNNKTTVAPPSRWLSRSFLGASGITPEPEQKPQVMAQVYANQNAEARGVLAQVKQLLHQGVLSRDMVIVAANDTEWGDRLMDIAWEYGIALRLPYTIPIAETRVGAWVKLLLEVLDQHWSFELTARFFQHPLSRGLGKNLWAQFQQSRPNNFDSWRSVILAEQNIDIAPIQLPTEALRHDWLTYFQSIFDLFQVRQQARRWAKESLAYKNWSEGLQELPELGTAAITWSQFREEMLTHLNLLQTVAGPGREGIELHNLRSIVGAQYDYVFVIDGREGNLPKPIVNDAVLDFYERQQLESQGIHLTSALESAQKETFDFYSLLQTPKKSFVFSYAKTFPRHGSYEQSEPSSYFQRLGLIPEPTSLPIIPSPEIARQVYLRRSHGDLLGTDDVLIKAIHAWQVEQQRESSGPPNEYDGVVGIPFDYETHWFSASQLTQLGQCPFKWFANKLLKLGEIEEADSELDPALKGSLYHKVLEIALGAYQQDTTINLVDNDRLMEWFQQAEKYIADEKNIDVTQFRAWEYQRQELSATLKRVMLQPDFLPESVEILALEREFKGKIEDLKVRGYIDRIDRREESLVFIDYKSGGTIPKGIKDQNGKAKIDLQLPLYKIVGGVSLYPGERVDKIMYYSLSKAKDISPRQVISETELREILEGFKQYFQTGTYPVAPDRDREACRYCSNELVCRQGDRLERKGV
- the leuS gene encoding leucine--tRNA ligase; protein product: MASPYNAGEIEQKWQQRWAEWGLDKTPIASDLPKFYALSMFPYPSGNLHMGHVRNYTITDVIARLKRMQGYQVLHPMGWDAFGLPAENAAIERGIPPREWTEKNIAQMRSQLQQLGLSIDWQREVATCSPEYYRWTQWLFLEFFQAGLAYQKEATVNWDPIDQTVLANEQVDSEGRSWRSGAMVERKLLRQWFLKITDYAEALLNDLEQLTGWPERVKLMQSHWIGKSVGAYLEFPIKNSQEKIAVFTTRPDTVYGVTYVVLAPEHPLTKVVTTVEQQATVDDFVAMVAKESEIERTAEDKPKRGVKTGGIAINPFNGQEIPILIADYVLYEYGTGAVMGVPAHDQRDFKFAQDNNLPIQVVIIPEDADNSDMNLTAAYTEAGVMVNSAQFTGMASPKAKQAIIEYAESNGYGQARVQYRLRDWLISRQRYWGCPIPIIHCADCGAVPVPKEHLPVTLPDNVEFSGRGPSPLAKLEDWINVPCPSCGKPAKRETDTMDTFIDSSWYFLRYADAQNTELPFDGEKIAQWLPVDQYVGGIEHAILHLLYSRFFTKVLADRELISVREPFQRLLTQGMVQGITYKTRQTGKYLTSDQVVYKNGECREKESNEPVIIFHEKMSKSKFNGVDPQEVLGKYGADTARMFILFKAPPEKDLEWDDADVEGQFRFLNRVWRLVTDYIGDRPSTLSTNDPLTKPEKDLRRAIHTAIKEVAEDLNDDYQFNTAISEMMKLSNALIAATDLITSPVYQEGIETLLLLLAPFAPHLTEELWHQLGHQGSIHQRPWLQVDSTALVLDEITLVIQVLGKTRGTITVPAGADKAQLEELARNSDLAQRYLEGKTIKKVIVVPGKLVNFVIA